In the Hordeum vulgare subsp. vulgare chromosome 7H, MorexV3_pseudomolecules_assembly, whole genome shotgun sequence genome, one interval contains:
- the LOC123407134 gene encoding L-type lectin-domain containing receptor kinase SIT2-like, producing MAGSMKLSTLPILLLLITCLPSSATGSQDQESFLYTGFAGSNITLDGAATITPAGLVKLTNESFRIKGHAFHPAPVRFREAPNGTVRSFSVSFVFGILSSFGDIRGHGFAFFIAPTTDLSAAFPIQFLGLVNATNNGSATNHLFAVELDTIQNTEFGDIDNNHVGIDINSLNSVESNTAGFYNDDSSSREDDGMLTNMSLIGSGPIQVWVEYHGESTRINVTLAPLGVAKPARPLLSTVYDLSGVLTDQAYLGFSSSTGLSTGHHYVLGWSFGMGTPAPVIDPTKLPKLPYLGPRPQSKLLEIVLPIASAVFVLAVGILAITMVRRHIRYKEVREDWEVEYGPHRFSYKDLFRATKGFKDKNLIGAGGFGRVYKGVLPKSKSQVAVKRVSYDSKQGVKEFVAEVVSIGHLQHRNVVQLLGYCRRKGELLLVYDYMENGSLDNHLYGQLQGKATYLGWRQRFRIIKEIALGLLYLHEDWDKVVLHRDVKASNVLLDKNMNGRLGDFGLARLYDHGTDPQTTHVVGTIGYLAPELVHRGKATTLTDVFAFGIFVLEVTCGQRPIKEDPQGNQLVLVDWVLQNWHKGSLADVVDAKLQGGYDAGEACLALKLGLLCSHPFPQARPSMRQAMQYLDGDVPLPELLPEHFSFHMLALMKNESKVYSSAMPSYPSPMMTSFGSISDFSIHGR from the coding sequence ATGGCCGGAAGCATGAAGCTATCTACTCTGCCCATCCTCCTGCTCCTCATCACATGCCTTCCCAGCTCGGCCACCGGCAGCCAGGACCAAGAGAGCTTCCTCTACACCGGCTTCGCCGGCAGCAACATCACCCTCGACGGCGCGGCAACCATCACGCCGGCCGGCCTCGTCAAGCTCACCAACGAGTCGTTCCGGATCAAGGGCCACGCGTTCCACCCGGCGCCGGTGCGCTTCCGCGAGGCCCCCAACGGCACGGTGCGGTCCTTCTCCGTCTCCTTCGTCTTCGGCATCCTCTCCTCCTTCGGCGACATACGGGGCCACGGCTTCGCCTTCTTCATCGCCCCGACCACCGACCTCTCCGCCGCCTTCCCCATCCAGTTCCTGGGCCTCGTCAACGCCACCAACAACGGCAGCGCGACCAACCACCTCTTCGCCGTCGAGCTCGACACCATCCAGAACACCGAGTTCGGGGACATCGACAACAACCATGTCGGCATCGACATCAACAGCCTCAACTCGGTGGAGTCCAACACCGCCGGCTTCTACAACGACGATAGCAGCAGCAGGGAGGATGACGGCATGCTCACAAACATGTCCCTTATTGGGTCCGGGCCGATACAGGTTTGGGTGGAATACCATGGGGAATCCACACGAATCAACGTCACCTTAGCACCCCTCGGTGTCGCGAAACCGGCGAGGCCATTGCTCTCAACAGTCTATGACCTCTCAGGAGTGCTCACAGACCAAGCGTACCTTGGCTTCTCATCCTCCACTGGTTTAAGCACGGGGCATCACTATGTGCTTGGTTGGAGCTTTGGAATGGGCACCCCTGCTCCagtcatagatcccaccaaactaCCCAAGCTGCCTTACCTTGGTCCAAGACCTCAATCCAAACTCCTAGAGATTGTTCTGCCGATTGCTTCTGCGGTCTTTGTGTTGGCTGTCGGCATCCTAGCTATCACCATGGTGAGGAGGCATATCAGGTATAAGGAGGTGCGTGAAGACTGGGAGGTCGAGTACGGCCCTCACCGATTCTCCTACAAGGATCTGTTTCGTGCCACCAAAGGGTTTAAGGACAAGAATCTGATCGGCGCAGGCGGGTTCGGGAGGGTGTACAAGGGGGTTCTTCCGAAATCTAAATCGCAGGTTGCTGTGAAGAGGGTGTCGTACGACTCGAAGCAGGGCGTGAAGGAATTCGTCGCCGAAGTCGTGAGCATCGGCCATCTTCAACACCGTAATGTCGTGCAGTTGCTTGGATATTGCAGGCGCAAAGGTGAGCTCCTCCTGGTCTATGACTACATGGAAAATGGAAGCCTCGACAACCACCTGTATGGCCAGTTACAAGGAAAGGCTACTTATTTGGGGTGGCGGCAAAGGTTCCGGATCATCAAGGAGATCGCCTTGGGCTTGCTCTACCTCCATGAAGACTGGGACAAAGTTGTCCTCCATCGGGACGTCAAGGCAAGCAACGTGCTTCTCGACAAAAACATGAATGGAAGGCTAGGAGATTTCGGCCTCGCGAGGTTGTACGACCATGGCACCGACCCGCAGACCACGCATGTCGTCGGCACCATAGGATACCTAGCTCCGGAGCTGGTACACAGAGGTAAAGCAACCACTCTCACCGATGTATTTGCCTTTGGCATCTTCGTTCTTGAGGTTACATGTGGGCAAAGGCCTATCAAGGAGGACCCGCAAGGCAACCAGCTCGTCCTGGTCGACTGGGTGCTTCAGAACTGGCACAAGGGGTCACTTGCTGATGTAGTGGATGCCAAGCTTCAAGGTGGCTATGACGCCGGTGAGGCATGCCTTGCGCTCAAGCTAGGGCTCTTGTGCTCGCACCCATTTCCTCAAGCAAGGCCCAGCATGCGGCAAGCTATGCAGTACCTCGACGGCGACGTGCCGCTCCCGGAGCTTCTGCCGGAACACTTCAGCTTCCACATGTTGGCCCTGATGAAGAATGAAAGCAAAGTTTACTCGTCCGCGATGCCGTCCTATCCTTCGCCGATGATGACGAGCTTTGGCTCAATATCAGACTTCtcaatacatgggaggtga